In Leptodesmis sichuanensis A121, the following are encoded in one genomic region:
- a CDS encoding glucokinase has product MTILLAGDIGGTKTILRLVQAESSIASTLPTLTTLHECTYPSQDFPHLVPMVHCFMQDATTVLGEAPHPERACFGIAGPVIEDVSRLTNLGWQLEAEDLQRELKIPQVQLINDFAAVGYGVMALSREELHTLQAGEPDPQGAIAILGAGTGLGQGYVIPHQGGFRVFATEGGHVDFAPRSELEYQLLRYLKERLGLTRVSVERVVSGMGIVGIYQFLRDRGVKESPEVSQIYKVWQSEMGKEQKTVDLAAVISQHAAEQTDYLCMETMEVFISAYGAEAGNMALKFLPYGGLFIAGGIAAKNLALMQRGLFMDAFRAKGRVSAAIAAVPVHIVLNPRVGLLGSALCAAQM; this is encoded by the coding sequence ATGACAATTTTATTAGCAGGTGATATTGGCGGCACGAAAACCATTCTGCGGCTCGTACAGGCCGAATCGTCGATCGCCTCTACCCTACCGACCTTAACTACACTCCACGAATGCACCTATCCCAGTCAGGACTTTCCCCATCTGGTGCCAATGGTGCACTGCTTCATGCAGGATGCAACCACAGTTCTAGGAGAGGCTCCCCATCCAGAGCGGGCGTGTTTTGGTATCGCTGGCCCTGTAATTGAGGACGTTTCCAGGTTGACGAATTTGGGGTGGCAGTTAGAGGCCGAGGATTTACAGCGGGAGTTAAAGATTCCGCAAGTCCAGCTCATCAACGACTTCGCGGCAGTTGGGTATGGAGTGATGGCTCTGTCTCGCGAGGAACTGCACACCCTACAGGCTGGAGAACCCGATCCCCAGGGTGCGATCGCTATCCTGGGAGCGGGAACAGGTTTAGGGCAGGGATATGTGATTCCTCATCAGGGAGGCTTTCGAGTGTTTGCCACAGAAGGTGGTCACGTTGACTTTGCACCCCGATCGGAACTGGAATATCAACTCTTACGCTATTTGAAGGAGCGCCTGGGTTTAACCCGGGTTTCGGTGGAACGAGTGGTTTCGGGCATGGGGATTGTGGGGATCTACCAGTTTCTGCGCGATCGGGGGGTGAAAGAGTCGCCTGAAGTGTCGCAAATTTACAAAGTCTGGCAATCCGAGATGGGCAAGGAACAGAAAACAGTGGATCTGGCCGCCGTCATTTCTCAACATGCCGCCGAACAGACGGATTATCTCTGTATGGAGACAATGGAGGTGTTTATTAGTGCCTACGGAGCAGAGGCCGGGAACATGGCTCTGAAATTTTTGCCCTACGGTGGCCTTTTCATTGCAGGCGGGATTGCCGCTAAGAACTTAGCCCTGATGCAGCGGGGACTGTTTATGGATGCATTTCGGGCCAAAGGACGAGTCAGTGCAGCCATTGCAGCCGTTCCCGTACATATCGTGCTGAATCCCCGTGTGGGTCTTTTGGGGTCGGCGTTGTGTGCGGCGCAGATGTAG